A window of the Lactuca sativa cultivar Salinas chromosome 5, Lsat_Salinas_v11, whole genome shotgun sequence genome harbors these coding sequences:
- the LOC111911658 gene encoding uncharacterized protein LOC111911658, whose amino-acid sequence MTGQKEFLRDLKLTPNAGYVTYGNNSNSEIRGYRTLTNGNFSISHVAYVTDLKHNLISVAQLTDSSRRVEFCKKYSYVMTEDRKECLIKSLCNKNMYPLDINMIIGKLQLCLLSKVVPDVSCLWHRRLAHLNFRYMNDLVSDEMVRGLPLLKFENDHLCVACECVERSNKTLIEAAQSMMNFANLPLYLWAEAVSTARFTQNRSIINRRLNITPYEAMNGRKPSISFLHVFGCRCFIKNNRDQLTKFQPKANEAIFLGYSSKLKAYRVLNRRTRVLEESSDVTFDDNFVRNSGPTHITTHIMESDAPPPGCPNYQTILEVDFETLFGLSKTALDSESRSRPSLIPIPASKAPVSQNASQFPSDDDANLSGL is encoded by the exons atgacggggcagaAGGAATTTCTGCGAGACTTAAAGCTCACTCCAAATGCTGGTTATGTAACATATGGAAACAACTCCAATTCAGAAATTCGTGGTTATCGAACTCTCaccaatggaaacttctctattTCACATGTTGCTTATGTAACTGATTTgaaacataacttgataagtgttgcTCAGCTCACTGACTCAAGTCGTCGTGTGGAATTTTGCAAGAAGTATAGCTATGTGATGACTGAAGACCGAAAAGAATGTTTGATAAAGTCACTCTGCAACAAGAACATGTATCCGCTtgacatcaacatgattattggTAAACTGCAACTCTGCCTTCTCTCCAAAGTTGTTCCTGACGTTAGTTgtttatggcaccgaaggctcgctcaTCTGAATTTTCGGTACATGAATGATCTTGTATCAGATGaaatggtaagaggtttacctctTCTCAAGTTTGAAAATGATCACTTGTGTGTTGCTTGTGAGTGTG ttgaaagaagcAACAAAACTCTCATTGAAGCTGCTCAATCCATGATGAACTTCGCAAATCTACCTctttatctttgggctgaagctgtatcCACTGCGCGCTTCACTCAGAATCGAAGTATCATCAATCGACGCCTCAACATAACACCATATGAAGCAATGAATGGTCGGAAGCCATCAATATCATTTCTTCATGTCTTTGGATGCAGATGCTTCATCAAGAACAATCGTGATCAGCTTACCAAGTTCCAACCTAAAGCTAATGAAGCCATTTTCCTTGGGTACTCCTCAAAATTGAAAGCCTACAGAGTTCTTAACCGGAGAACTCGTGTTCTGGAAGAAAGCTCTGATGTTACTTTCGATGACAACTTCGTTCGGAATTCTGGTCCTACTCACATTACAACTCACATCATGGAGTCTGATGCTCCTCCGCCAGGATGTCCGAACTATCAGACAattcttgaagttgactttgaaactCTCTTTGGTCTTTCCAAAACCGCTCTTGATTCGGAATCTCGATCAAGACCATCTCTTATTCCAATCCCTGCTTCTAAAGCCCCAGTCTCACAAAACgcttctcag TTCCCTTCTGATGATGATGCTAACCTCTCCGGTTTATAA